A region of the Candidatus Desulfatibia profunda genome:
TGGGAATTTCAACCAGGCCGGCATGGACAACATTTCCGACGATAGAAAAGATCGCGGTGCCGGAGCTGTTCTCGGTTCCAATATTTTTATACCAGGCGGCGCCATGATTCAGAATGGGTGGTACCGAAGCCAGGGTTTTTACATTGTTGATGACCGTCGGCTGATCCCATAGACCTTTTTGAACGGGGTACGGTGGACGGTGCCGGGGCATGCCCCTGAATCCTTCGATGGATCGGAACAGGGCAGTTTCTTCGCCGCACACAAAGGCGCCCGATCCTTGAAATACGTCGATTTCCAAATCAAACGAGCTGCCCAGGATATTGGGTCCCAAAAGCCTTAGTTCTTTTGCCTGCCGGATGGCCTTGGTGACGATTTTTACTGCCAGGGGATATTCCGCCCTGACATAAACAATGGCTTTATCGGCTCCGACGGCATACGCGCAGATGATCATACCTTCAATTACCTGATGGGGGTTGCTTTCGAGGATGGTTCGGTCCATATAGGCGCCGGGGTCTCCCTCGTCGGCATTACAGATGACAACTTTATGCGGCCCCGCGGAATTTTTTGCCATTTCCCATTTTTTGCCGGTGGGGAATCCGGCCCCGCCTCTTCCTCTCAAACCGGAAAGCTGTACTTCTTTGATAATGTTGTCAGGGTCAAGCTGCAAAGCCTTTACAAGTGCCGTATAGCCGCTGCCGGCAATGTAGTCGTAAATGTCTTCCGGATCGACATGTCCGCATTTTTCCATAACGACCCGTTTTTCCATGTTAAACCTGGAAAAATCATGGATCGAAGGGATCAGGTCGTTTGCTTGCGTGGCGCCGTAAACATGTTCAAAGCGGGGGTCTCCTTCTTCCAGAAAGAGCTTAACCAGCATTTTGGCCTTGCCGGCGGTTACCTGGTGATAGAAAATCGGAGGGAACCCGGAATCAGGGTGATCGATGATGACCACCGGTTCCGCATAGCAATGGCCTGAACACCCCACGGTATGAATGCGGGCTTCAAGATTGCGTTCGGCCAGGGCCTCTTCGAAAGCCTTTTTGGTTTCCAGTGACCCGGAGGCAATGCCGCATGTTGCCATACCGATGTGGATTTTGGGAACCGGCGCTTTGTTAAACTCGTGGCGACGTTTTAAGGCCTCGTCCAGAATAATACCGAAGGTCTGATCTATGTTATTATTGGCCGGACTCATTTTTTTGTTTTTCTCTGGCTTGGATTTCTTTTTCAATTTGAATCCGCATGAGAAGTCCTTCCACCTTGCTCGGGGCCATATGACCGTGGACGGTTTCTCCGATAATGGCTACAGGGGCCAGGGCACAGCAACCGACGCAGACGACCCTTTCGATACTGAATTCCCGATCCGGGGAGGTTTCGCCATCGGAAATTCCAAGTTTTCGTTCGAAATTTTCAAGGATAATGTCTCCGGCCCTGACATGGCAGGCAGTCCCCAGGCAAACTTTAATCGGATGTTTGCCGGGCGGCTGAAATCGGAACTGGTTATAAAATGTAGCCACGCCGTATACTTCGCTCTTTGGAATTTCGAGGTGTTCCGAAACCATTTTAATGGCTTCAGGGGAAAGATAGGTAAGCTCTTCCTGGACCATCTGGAGGATGGGGATCAGATTTCCTCTTTGTCTTGCAAACGCTTTGAATTTTACGGCAATACGCTCGAGGGCTTCTTTTTCCTCCGAAGGCAGCTCTTGGTTCATTACCCGTTCCTTTCATAAGGCAGCCCGATTTAAGCGATCCGCTAAAGCGCCTTATTTGACCGTATGCTCGGGCACTATTTGCCAGAATCGGTTCAAGCGTGCAAGTAATTTCTTTAGCCCGGATATTTCACGCCAATCACGGCAGGGCCGGATCAGGGCAAAAGGATAAACGGGTAGTTTGCCGCAGGCGCTAAAAAACGCGGAGGTTTTGGTTTTCCATGAAGCGGCTTAACAGTGAAAACTCCCCGACGGCACGTTTGTTTTAGTCTTTTTCAGATCCGGATCGGCAAGCTTCAGTTCGGTGGCGATGGTCCCGAAGGTTGCAAACATGGAAAAAAGAAATATTCGCCACAGGCAACTTGCCGCAAGACCGCTGACTGGAAGGCTGCTGCTCTGGCCCCAGAATGCGGTCAGGGCAGTGTATAATGCGCCGGTTAAAACTCCGCAAACCGACGCGGCGACAAGCCGCTTCCACAACGCAGCCCCGCCGCAGCCCAGGGTGACGGCCGCACCGCAAGCCAGCGGCATGAGCAGCGCCAACCACCAAATCGTCTTTAGAGCCGGGAGAACTCCATAAGCTCGGAGGTAAAAAAAATCCGCCATTCCAAAGACCCCTGCCGTCGCCGCAGCACACACACCGACGTGCCAAAATCGGCTGGGCAGCGAAGCCCGCAGCTTGATGCGCTTTAAAATTCGACGCCGTATCGTCAGCGGCCAGTTGTAAAACAGGCAGAACACCCAGCGTTCCAGCAGTGCACCGCTTTCACCAAAGACCGGAACAATGTGCACCGTTTCATTGGCCCAGTATCCGGCCATGAATCGAGCCAGCACGGGGTAGCGATACGTCATCTGGATTGGGAAGGCAAGATAGCCGATATATTTAAAAAACCCCAGAAAGACGGCAATGTTGTAATCCTTGAAATTGCGTTCCCTGACGACCAGGTACAGTACGTAAAGCCCTCGAACCAAAGAGCCCGGGGAAATCGGTACGACCTGAAACAATGCAATAATTCCGAGCCCGATTCCCCAGGCCTGGGCCCGCGGCATCTCAGGATGCATGGCAACGTAAATAATCGCCAGCATCACCGAAACCATCTGCGTTACCGGCAGGGTACAGACATGCACTGCCAGGCTTTTCAGATATTTTTGGATAAACGGCTCATCGATTTGCGACAGGATAATGCCGGCGTCCTCGGTGCTTAAAATATGTTTTTTGCAGCCCTCCGCCACCATCTCACGCAGCCACTGCTCACGCAGTTGGGAGTTGAAATACAACCGGACCGGCCGAACCAAAAGATAATTCAGCCGCTCTTTGGCATATTGCCAATCGGTCAACAACCTGTGCAGGC
Encoded here:
- a CDS encoding SLBB domain-containing protein — translated: MSPANNNIDQTFGIILDEALKRRHEFNKAPVPKIHIGMATCGIASGSLETKKAFEEALAERNLEARIHTVGCSGHCYAEPVVIIDHPDSGFPPIFYHQVTAGKAKMLVKLFLEEGDPRFEHVYGATQANDLIPSIHDFSRFNMEKRVVMEKCGHVDPEDIYDYIAGSGYTALVKALQLDPDNIIKEVQLSGLRGRGGAGFPTGKKWEMAKNSAGPHKVVICNADEGDPGAYMDRTILESNPHQVIEGMIICAYAVGADKAIVYVRAEYPLAVKIVTKAIRQAKELRLLGPNILGSSFDLEIDVFQGSGAFVCGEETALFRSIEGFRGMPRHRPPYPVQKGLWDQPTVINNVKTLASVPPILNHGAAWYKNIGTENSSGTAIFSIVGNVVHAGLVEIPMGVSLRTLIFDICGGIPKNKQFKAVQIGGPSGGCLNADFLDTPIDFDSLIEAGAMMGSGGMVVMDEDTCMVEVARYFLDFTQNESCGKCTFCRIGTHHLLKILERLTKGEGRKGDLELLETLSVDIKNGSLCGLGKTAPNPVLTSLKYFKDEYEAHIKEKRCPALMCRALTAFYFDLDLCARGCDACATCCPVDAVFTTSNRKKGVDQKLCVKCGECLVACPPEYDAVRKVSPPDLVPIIERPPEKK
- the nuoE gene encoding NADH-quinone oxidoreductase subunit NuoE; this encodes MNQELPSEEKEALERIAVKFKAFARQRGNLIPILQMVQEELTYLSPEAIKMVSEHLEIPKSEVYGVATFYNQFRFQPPGKHPIKVCLGTACHVRAGDIILENFERKLGISDGETSPDREFSIERVVCVGCCALAPVAIIGETVHGHMAPSKVEGLLMRIQIEKEIQAREKQKNESGQ